Proteins from one Psilocybe cubensis strain MGC-MH-2018 chromosome 11, whole genome shotgun sequence genomic window:
- a CDS encoding Cytochrome P450 monooxygenase 91, protein MDLLLWMNRTALELVGQSGLGYSFDSLEEDAATHRYSTSAKQLVPLLLKHQFPRTYLLPILVKIGSAQFRRRVLNMLPIKTLHKLRDIIDTMHGTSVEILESKKKALEEGDEAVAHQVGQGKDILSILLRANMEASEDEKLSDEAVLAQISTLIFAAMDTTSGALSRLFHLLATNPDVQSKLRAEIVESRKRFDGDLPYDQLVALPYLDAVVRETLRLYGPVSVVMRATREDVVLPLSNPITGINGEQIPEIFIPQNTKVIVGMRASNTNAELWGPDSFEWKPERWLKPLPKGVVDAHLPGIYSNLMSFLGGGRSCIGFKFAQLEMKVVLSVLLESMQFSPSDKKIFWQMNGIASPTVDHVTNLNNQLPLIVERLKK, encoded by the exons ATGGACTTGCTGCTGTGGATGAACCGGACGGCACTTGAACTTGTCGGGCAGAGCGGGTTAGGCTACTCATTCGACTCGCTCGAAGAGGACGCTGCGACACATCGGTACAGCACATCCGCCAAACAGCTCGT TCCTCTGCTGCTCAAACACCAGTTCCCACGGACGTACCTCCTCCCTATCCTCGTCAAAATCGGCTCCGCTCAGTTCAGGAGGAGAGTGCTCAACATGCTCCCCATCAAAACGCTCCATAAGCTGCGCGATATAATTGACACCATGCACGGGACATCTGTCGAGATTCTCGAGTCCAAGAAGAAGGCGCTGGAGGAGGGAGACGAGGCGGTTGCGCATCAGGTTGGGCAGGGGAAGGATATTTTGAGTATTTTGC TTAGAGCTAATATGGAAGCGTCGGAGGATGAGAAGTTGTCGGATGAAGCTGTCCTCGCTCAGATATC GACGTTGATATTCGCTGCAATGGATACGACTTCCGGCGCACTCTCCCGCCTATTTCACCTCCTAGCTACGAACCCTGACGTGCAGAGCAAGTTGCGCGCTGAGATTGTCGAGTCTAGAAAGCGGTTTGATGGGGATTTGCCGTATGATCAATTGGTCGCGTTACCGTATCTTGACGCGGTCGTTCGGGAGACGCTAAGACT GTACGGACCAGTCTCCGTCGTAATGAGAGC CACGCGAGAAGACGTCGTCCTCCCACTTTCGAATCCCATCACCGGGATAAACGGTGAACAAATACCAGAAATATTCATTCCGCAGAATACCAAGGTGATAGTTGGAATGCGGGCGTCAAATACGAACGCTGAGTTATGGGGACCTGACTCCTTCGAATGGAAACCTGAGCGATGGTTGAAGCCTTTGCCGAAAGGCGTTGTGGATGCGCATTTACCTGGGATTTATTCAAATTT AATGAGCTTCCTTGGTGGAGGCAGATCTTGCAT TGGATTCAAATTCGCCCAACTAGAAATGA AGGTCGTTCTATCTGTCCTACTCGAATCAATGCAGTTCTCGCCTTCGGATAAGAAGATATTTTGGCAGATGAATGGGATTGCTTCGCCGACTGTGGATCATGTTACGAACCTTAATAACCAGCTTCCTCTCATTGTAGAACGTTTGAAAAAGTGA
- a CDS encoding Lytic chitin monooxygenase, translating to MLNPVTLTFLAFITLYSVLPVAGHGYVTTPPSRQARCHAGEIQNCGIVQWEPQSVEAPAGSFLCNGGGHRFTELNDESLFADHFEVVPRSTESLTFTWKLTAPHRTRSWEYFLITSGETMLYYEAGHGVVPPEVVTHKVPVQGLVGRHTVLGRWTIADTTEAAYACVDLFLGGQETETEAAAAAATQVPVGMPYELQDLLGNQAAANSSEAPVAESSGGAHKAVHNLMYVQDVQS from the coding sequence ATGTTAAACCCTGTTACACTCACCTTTTTGGCGTTCATAACATTGTATTCTGTCCTTCCCGTCGCTGGCCATGGCTATGTGACTACACCTCCAAGTCGTCAAGCTCGTTGCCACGCGGGCGAAATACAAAACTGTGGCATCGTCCAATGGGAGCCGCAGAGCGTCGAAGCGCCAGCGGGATCCTTCCTCTGCAACGGGGGCGGCCATCGCTTCACCGAGCTCAACGACGAGTCTCTGTTTGCTGATCATTTCGAAGTTGTACCTAGAAGCACAGAGTCGCTCACTTTTACGTGGAAGCTTACCGCGCCACATAGGACACGGTCGTGGGAGTACTTCCTAATCACAAGTGGCGAAACAATGCTGTATTACGAGGCAGGACACGGCGTTGTGCCACCCGAAGTTGTCACGCACAAGGTTCCGGTTCAGGGCCTTGTGGGGAGGCACACTGTCCTTGGGCGCTGGACTATTGCGGATACGACGGAAGCAGCGTATGCGTGTGTTGATCTTTTTTTGGGAGGGCAAGAGACGGAGACTGAGGCTGCGGCTGCGGCTGCTACGCAGGTGCCGGTTGGCATGCCGTATGAGCTTCAGGATCTATTGGGAAATCAGGCTGCGGCTAACAGTTCGGAAGCCCCTGTGGCGGAATCGAGCGGTGGCGCTCACAAGGCCGTTCACAATCTCATGTACGTGCAAGACGTCCAGTCGTGA